One Phycodurus eques isolate BA_2022a unplaced genomic scaffold, UOR_Pequ_1.1 contig_106, whole genome shotgun sequence DNA window includes the following coding sequences:
- the LOC133398386 gene encoding zinc finger protein OZF-like produces MCARTTAEYEEELWGPKEEKAPQRQLLDVVFNLQPQSVRRRADITEDLRTEQQEPVPPHIKEEVEGEEVHHVEEEPISIKTEEEELRPNIRQEEEEDITKFPSTGVPLKCEDAGQSEESRGAGPPNSSSTQHMTTEGDEDHCGGSQADGLLAPLSDSDEMMSHSTHTDDDGQSEVVDMTFQTDNKRWKCSQCGITFADKSRLKKHMRTHTGEKPFSCSVCGQRFSQTGHLKVHTRTHTGEKPFSCSVCGQRFSVKESLKRHTRMHTGEKPFSCSVCGQRFSRKGHLKVHTRTHTGEKPFSCSVCGQKFSVKGSLNIHTRTHTGEKPFSCSVCAQSFSVKGHLNLHASTHTGEKPFSCSICGRRFSLKGSFKMHTRMHTGEKPFSCSVCGQRFSLKGHLNVHTRTHTGEKPFSCSVCGQRFSQMGHLKVHTRTHTGEKPFSCSVCGQRFSVKANLKLHTRTHTGEKPFSCSVCGQRFSEKGNLKIHTRAHW; encoded by the exons atgtgtgcaagaactacagcagagtacgaggaggaactttggggcCCGAAAGAGGAGAAAGCGCCACAACGTCAACTACTGGACGTTGTGTTCAATCTGCAACCTCAAAGTGTGCGACGCAGAGCAG acatcactgAAGATCTCCGTACTGAGCAGCAGGAGCCAGtgccccctcacattaaagaggaagtggagggcGAAGAGGTCCACCACGTCGAAGAGGAGCCCATTTCAATTAAAACAGAGGAGGAAGAACTGCGCCCCAACATcagacaggaagaggaggaggatatcaccaaatttccatcgactggtgtccctttgaagtgTGAAGATGcaggtcaaagtgaggagagcagaggggcggggcctccaaacagcagctcaactcaacacatgacaacagaaggtgatgaagaccactgtggaggatcacaagcagacggcctcctagctccactatcagatagtgacgagATGATGTCTCACTCTactcacactgatgatgatggacAGTCTGAAGTTGTTGATATGACATTTCAGACtgacaacaaacgatggaaatgttctcagtgtgggataACATTTGCTGATAAGAGTCGTTTGAAaaaacacatgagaacacacactggtgagaaacctttttcgtgctcagtttgtggtcaaagattctctcagacgGGACACTTAAaagtacacacaagaacccacactggtgagaaacctttttcctgctcagtttgtggtcaaagattctctgtgaaggaaagcttaaaacgacacacaagaatgcacactggtgagaaacctttttcctgctcagtttgtggtcaaagattctctcggaagggacacttaaaagtacacacaagaacacacactggtgagaaacctttttcctgctcagtttgtggtcaaaaattctctgtgaagggaagcttaaacatacacacaagaacgcacactggtgagaaacctttttcctgctcagtctgTGCTCAAAGTTTCTCTGTGAAGGGACACTTAAATTTACACGCAAGTACACACacaggtgagaaacctttttcctgctcaatttgtggtcgAAGATTCTCTCTGAAGGGAAGCTtcaaaatgcacacaagaatgcacactggtgagaaacctttttcctgctcagtctgtggtcaaagattctctctgAAGGGACACTTAAatgtacacacaagaacacacactggtgagaaacccttttcctgctcagtttgcggtcaaagattctctcagatgGGACACTTAAaagtacacacaagaacacacactggtgagaaaccattttcctgctcagtctgtggtcaaagattctctgtgaaggcaaatttaaaattacacacaagaacacacactggtgagaaaccgttttcttgctcagtttgtggtcagagattctctgaaaagggaaatttaaaaatacacacaagagcacactggtga